In Acinetobacter piscicola, a single window of DNA contains:
- the catM gene encoding cis,cis-muconate-binding transcription regulator CatM, whose protein sequence is MELRHLRYFVTVVEEQSITKAAEKLCIAQPPLSRQIQKLEEELGILLFERGSRPVKTTEAGQFFYQHAVQILTHTAQATSMAKRISSVNKVVRIGYVSSLLYALLPQIIYLFRQKNPDTEVELIECGTKDQIEALKLGKIDIGFGRLRISDPAVKRILMRREKLWVAVHKNHFLAQHIDRGVYLSEISNELIFSYPASQKPNFSTLIQSIFTELALVPKNMQEVREIHLALGLVSSGEGICLIPQSASEIGMRNLVYIPILDLEAYSPISMSIRNMDQSAYIPKILDCVKEVFEAENMTLLMDVDE, encoded by the coding sequence ATGGAGTTACGTCATTTACGTTATTTTGTGACGGTTGTTGAAGAACAAAGTATTACCAAAGCAGCAGAAAAGCTGTGTATTGCTCAACCGCCCCTAAGTCGCCAAATTCAAAAATTAGAAGAAGAACTTGGTATCTTGTTATTTGAACGTGGTTCACGCCCTGTGAAAACCACCGAAGCAGGACAGTTTTTTTACCAACATGCTGTACAGATTCTTACGCATACAGCACAAGCCACCTCAATGGCAAAACGCATTAGTTCGGTCAATAAAGTGGTGCGGATTGGCTATGTGAGTTCATTGTTATATGCGTTATTGCCACAAATTATTTATTTATTTCGACAAAAAAATCCTGATACAGAAGTGGAATTGATCGAATGCGGTACCAAAGATCAGATTGAGGCACTTAAACTTGGGAAAATTGATATTGGATTTGGACGTTTAAGAATCAGTGATCCTGCGGTAAAACGTATTTTGATGCGTAGAGAAAAATTATGGGTTGCAGTACATAAAAACCATTTTCTTGCACAACATATTGATAGAGGTGTGTATTTATCTGAGATTAGCAATGAGCTGATTTTTTCTTATCCTGCATCACAAAAACCAAACTTTTCAACTTTAATTCAGTCGATTTTTACTGAGCTTGCCTTAGTGCCTAAAAATATGCAGGAAGTACGTGAAATTCATCTTGCTTTAGGTTTAGTTTCATCGGGTGAAGGTATTTGTTTAATTCCGCAAAGTGCGAGTGAAATCGGGATGCGAAATTTGGTTTATATTCCAATCTTAGACTTAGAAGCTTATAGTCCGATTTCCATGTCAATCCGAAATATGGACCAAAGTGCTTATATTCCAAAGATTTTGGATTGTGTAAAAGAAGTGTTTGAAGCTGAAAATATGACTTTGTTAATGGATGTGGATGAGTAG
- a CDS encoding alpha/beta fold hydrolase translates to MQHSKKNILLVLTAMAPLLLSGCQVVSVKSQKVNVTIANERDSILTRNKMSEASLNVLSMTGSEAKKCTDQPDQCVQDLEKIPQIQDEQLLSTASEIYLAKAIALNDSSSCKVSTLSKHQSEEKQKINKTNYNNCLDQQLDMLDKSIRYSYAYLFETKRQPQDRIFDNRQVQIRDFYNQALAKMITTYGLRSEGKSVPKEIKIGKSIYSIDYSHYPQLNTEKIQNLLSSYNLNFSGLRSLNRRDGFGAEFVAVLDDSERAEENKYIVDPLHHHYQNGINPNIHDPRYLSVSITAQPKSGNSVNDILHNPNFSLKIYDPYLIENIKVADKDYPLAANFSAPYGLWLAENNLGAAAYLTLIDRDQRLTMPHLYMLEPFNPKKKVIVLVHGLASSPEAWIRLTNDIMGDQVLREHYQVWQVFYSTNMPILESRYQINAIINQTFDYIGQDTSAAKDAVLIGHSMGGIIARLLVSDADLTQPALKMLNNRKFDRFKDDDVFKARLIIKPVPNFDRAIFLSAPHRGTAFADRWFTLAARKIIKLPGAFLGALADSVTDQNLNMKNFVNEVGDGLIQNGPSDLSHNSKFTKLTKNVMPKQGMIFHSIMGNNSDTTDEKLMTDGIVPYQSAHLDGAASEKIIKGGHSIQETPEAVLELRRILRQHLVQLGLYKPE, encoded by the coding sequence ATGCAGCACAGTAAAAAAAATATACTGCTAGTCCTTACTGCGATGGCGCCTTTACTGCTAAGTGGCTGTCAAGTTGTTAGTGTGAAAAGCCAAAAAGTCAATGTCACCATTGCCAATGAACGTGACAGTATCCTGACACGCAATAAAATGAGTGAAGCGAGCCTCAATGTACTGTCAATGACAGGTAGTGAGGCGAAAAAATGCACAGACCAACCTGATCAGTGTGTACAAGACTTGGAAAAAATTCCACAGATTCAAGATGAGCAATTATTATCAACTGCAAGTGAAATTTATCTTGCCAAAGCAATCGCTTTAAATGATTCTTCAAGTTGTAAGGTCAGCACCCTGTCTAAACATCAATCAGAAGAAAAACAAAAAATCAATAAAACCAACTATAACAATTGTTTAGACCAACAATTAGACATGCTCGACAAAAGTATTCGTTATAGTTATGCCTATTTATTTGAAACTAAACGTCAACCACAAGATCGTATTTTTGACAACAGACAAGTTCAAATTCGAGACTTTTATAACCAAGCTTTAGCAAAAATGATTACCACCTATGGTCTACGTAGCGAAGGTAAATCCGTTCCTAAAGAAATTAAAATTGGCAAAAGTATTTATAGCATTGACTATAGTCATTATCCGCAGCTCAATACCGAAAAGATTCAAAACCTTCTTTCGAGTTATAACTTAAACTTTTCAGGTTTACGCTCTCTGAACCGTAGAGATGGTTTCGGTGCTGAGTTTGTTGCAGTTTTAGATGATTCTGAACGTGCTGAGGAAAATAAATACATCGTCGATCCATTACATCACCATTATCAAAATGGCATTAATCCCAATATTCATGATCCTCGTTATTTATCGGTTAGTATTACCGCACAGCCAAAATCAGGCAACAGCGTAAACGATATTTTACATAATCCTAATTTTAGTTTAAAAATTTATGATCCTTATTTAATTGAAAATATTAAAGTCGCAGATAAAGACTATCCACTCGCTGCAAACTTCTCTGCACCTTATGGTCTATGGTTAGCAGAAAATAATCTGGGTGCTGCAGCATATTTAACTTTGATTGACCGTGATCAACGTTTGACCATGCCCCATTTATACATGTTAGAACCCTTCAATCCAAAGAAAAAAGTGATTGTATTGGTACATGGTTTAGCCAGCAGTCCTGAGGCTTGGATTCGTTTAACCAACGATATTATGGGAGATCAGGTTCTACGTGAGCATTATCAAGTTTGGCAAGTTTTTTATTCAACCAATATGCCAATTTTAGAAAGTCGCTACCAAATTAATGCCATTATTAATCAAACTTTTGACTATATTGGTCAAGATACATCAGCGGCGAAGGATGCTGTCTTGATTGGTCATAGTATGGGCGGCATCATCGCACGTTTATTGGTCAGTGATGCCGATTTAACTCAACCTGCGTTAAAAATGTTGAATAATCGTAAATTTGATCGTTTTAAAGATGATGATGTTTTCAAGGCACGTCTAATCATTAAACCTGTACCTAACTTTGATCGTGCAATTTTTCTCTCTGCACCACATCGAGGTACAGCTTTTGCAGATCGTTGGTTTACATTGGCAGCACGAAAAATTATTAAGCTCCCAGGTGCTTTTTTAGGTGCTTTAGCCGACTCTGTGACAGATCAAAATCTAAATATGAAAAATTTTGTGAATGAAGTTGGCGATGGATTGATTCAAAATGGTCCTAGTGATTTAAGTCATAATTCCAAATTTACCAAACTCACTAAAAATGTCATGCCTAAACAAGGTATGATTTTTCATTCCATTATGGGCAATAACTCCGATACCACAGATGAAAAGCTCATGACAGATGGTATTGTCCCTTATCAGAGTGCACATTTAGATGGCGCTGCATCTGAAAAAATTATTAAAGGTGGACATTCGATCCAAGAAACACCTGAAGCAGTATTAGAACTGAGACGTATTTTACGTCAACACCTTGTACAGCTCGGCTTGTATAAACCTGAATAA
- a CDS encoding muconate/chloromuconate family cycloisomerase: MYTSIETLLVEIPTIRPHKMAVATMQTQTLVLVKVSTDDGFVGWGEATTIGGLGYGEESPESVKTNIETYFAPLLKTLAGLNVAQTMQIINRNINGNRFAKCAIQTALLDIQAQRLGLPLSEVLGGRLRDSISVLWVLASGNTEKDIAEAQKMVESKRHNVFKLKIGSRPVEQDVEHVLAIKKALGNDVSIRVDVNRAWSELSAIKGIQLLQDGGIDLIEQPCAINNIDAMERLTRKFDIAIMADESLMGPQSAYELAKRNAASVFAVKVAQSGGLIEGCEVAKIANLAGIDLYGGTMLEGPVGTIASAHVFSTFSNLAYGTELFGPLLLTEQILKTPLQYENFELKIPTGLGLGIELDEDKIDNLRRQ; the protein is encoded by the coding sequence ATGTATACATCTATAGAAACATTGCTTGTTGAGATCCCAACCATCCGTCCACACAAGATGGCGGTTGCAACAATGCAAACACAAACCCTAGTATTGGTAAAAGTCAGCACAGATGATGGCTTTGTGGGTTGGGGAGAGGCAACCACAATTGGCGGTTTAGGCTATGGCGAAGAAAGCCCTGAAAGTGTAAAAACCAATATTGAAACTTATTTTGCTCCATTATTAAAAACTTTAGCAGGTTTAAATGTCGCACAAACCATGCAAATCATTAACCGTAATATTAACGGCAATCGTTTTGCAAAATGTGCCATTCAAACTGCGTTATTGGATATTCAAGCACAACGTTTAGGTTTGCCTTTAAGTGAAGTGTTGGGTGGTCGTTTACGTGACAGCATTTCAGTATTGTGGGTATTAGCATCTGGTAATACAGAAAAAGATATCGCTGAAGCGCAAAAAATGGTTGAAAGCAAGCGTCATAATGTTTTCAAACTCAAAATTGGTTCTCGCCCTGTCGAACAAGATGTAGAACATGTTTTAGCCATCAAAAAAGCCTTAGGCAATGACGTTTCAATTCGTGTTGATGTCAACCGTGCTTGGTCTGAACTCAGTGCGATTAAAGGCATTCAGCTCCTACAAGACGGTGGCATAGACTTAATTGAACAACCTTGTGCCATTAATAACATTGATGCAATGGAACGCTTAACTCGTAAGTTTGATATCGCCATTATGGCAGATGAATCTTTAATGGGTCCACAAAGTGCTTATGAACTTGCTAAACGCAATGCAGCTTCTGTTTTTGCAGTCAAAGTCGCCCAATCTGGTGGCTTAATTGAAGGTTGCGAAGTTGCCAAAATTGCAAATCTTGCTGGCATTGACCTGTATGGTGGCACCATGCTTGAAGGTCCTGTGGGCACGATTGCGTCTGCACACGTATTTTCAACATTCAGTAATTTAGCATATGGAACTGAGCTATTTGGTCCATTACTACTGACTGAACAAATTTTAAAAACACCACTTCAATATGAAAATTTTGAGCTCAAAATCCCAACAGGTTTGGGCTTAGGTATTGAATTAGATGAAGACAAAATCGACAACCTACGTCGTCAATAA
- a CDS encoding ABUW_2363 family tetratricopeptide repeat lipoprotein, translated as MTIKPLAVALFSASLLAACSTTTINKTQNQVVNNEPIVYTEPEISPPFYALNPFNYNQPPVFEIELQKAAAAPVQKMEVPDPNNLNAKIILDTNKLIVPTVNSTQRAMKYAVIAGQDEIDITNIDDFLQMVEGKARHYPPQFTDRQERRGFESKLKEVSTQLDTLAANPNASFDILIRAFKASVMGRNLDLGSSYTTKSLDYAQRILKINKDDQEANLWFGFSLSEGGGQKEAMPYLNNAMKSEVQEAYLSATNNYLWMDQKKNAIQTLKNYKTKYPEEADVVDRLVQEVEKEGRYNVWQILKNPAQSK; from the coding sequence ATGACGATTAAGCCTCTAGCAGTCGCTCTTTTTTCAGCTTCATTACTTGCAGCTTGCTCAACGACTACGATAAACAAAACTCAAAATCAAGTCGTCAATAATGAACCAATCGTCTACACTGAACCTGAAATTTCGCCACCATTTTACGCACTTAATCCATTTAATTATAACCAACCTCCTGTTTTTGAAATTGAATTACAAAAAGCTGCTGCAGCACCTGTACAAAAAATGGAAGTGCCTGACCCAAATAATCTAAATGCTAAAATTATTTTAGATACCAATAAATTGATCGTGCCTACAGTCAACAGTACGCAACGCGCAATGAAATATGCGGTAATTGCAGGTCAAGATGAAATAGACATCACCAATATTGATGATTTTTTACAAATGGTAGAAGGTAAAGCACGCCACTATCCACCACAATTTACTGACCGTCAAGAACGCCGTGGTTTTGAAAGCAAACTTAAAGAAGTATCAACCCAATTAGACACTCTTGCTGCAAATCCGAATGCCTCGTTCGATATTCTTATTCGTGCATTTAAAGCCAGTGTTATGGGACGTAACTTAGATTTAGGTTCATCTTATACCACCAAGTCTTTAGACTATGCACAACGCATTTTAAAAATTAACAAAGATGACCAAGAAGCCAACTTATGGTTCGGTTTCTCATTGTCTGAAGGTGGCGGTCAAAAAGAAGCGATGCCATATTTAAACAATGCAATGAAATCTGAGGTACAAGAAGCTTATTTATCTGCCACCAACAATTATTTATGGATGGATCAGAAAAAAAATGCCATTCAAACCTTAAAAAATTATAAAACAAAATATCCAGAAGAAGCTGATGTGGTTGACCGTTTAGTACAAGAAGTCGAAAAAGAAGGTCGTTACAACGTATGGCAAATTTTGAAAAATCCTGCCCAATCTAAATAA
- the catC gene encoding muconolactone Delta-isomerase, which produces MLFQVKMDVNIPLDMPSEKANEIKAVEKAYSQDLQRQGKWRHIWRITGQYSNISIFDVESNEELHNILQGLPLYPYMDIEVVALNRHPSSIREDDT; this is translated from the coding sequence ATGCTTTTCCAAGTAAAAATGGATGTAAATATCCCTTTAGATATGCCATCTGAAAAAGCCAATGAAATTAAAGCCGTTGAAAAAGCATATTCTCAAGATTTGCAACGACAAGGGAAATGGCGTCATATTTGGCGTATTACAGGTCAATACTCAAATATCAGTATTTTTGATGTTGAGAGTAATGAAGAATTACACAACATTTTACAAGGTTTGCCATTGTATCCATACATGGATATCGAAGTTGTTGCATTAAACCGTCATCCTTCATCAATTCGTGAAGATGACACCTGA